ACGGGCCAGTTACTGCCGAAGATCATACGGTCGACGCCGATCTGTTTCCAGATCACGTCCAGCGTGGGACGGTAGTAGTCCACGTCGGCGGGCACGTTGTCGGGACGATGGCGAGAGGCGCCTTCGACCAGTGCGGAGATTTTAACGAAGACCTGCTTCTGATCGGCGAGGGCTTCCATATAACGTTTCCACTCGGGATCGATTTCCTCTCCCTTGATCACGACGTTGCCGATATGGTCAACGACGATGCGCAGATCGGGAACTTTTTCCGCGAGGCGGCGGGCACCATCCAGTGTGACGGGGCCGCCATTCAGGTCGACCTGCAGTCCCATGTCGGCCATGAGTTTCATGTCATCAATGAACTGCTTCTGAGACAAGCCGGGTTCGAGCAGATTGTAATTAACACGAATGCCTTTATAGATCGGATTTTTCGCGAAGCGTTTGAGATGCGTACGGAACATGGGATCGCCGGGCGTCAAACGTCCGACGAAGCCGATGATGACCGGATTCTCTTTTACCAGATCCAGAATCCACTGGTTGTCTTCAACCAGCTTACTGGCTTCAACAACCACGGTGGCGTTGACCGGCTGGAACTTTTTCAATTCGACAAAATGTTTGGGGAGGACCGTGCGGTAGAGAGAAGATCCTTTGCTCGGCCAGGGAACACCTTCGGGACGCGTCGGATCGTAGAAGTGTGTATGCGTGTCGACGACTTTCGCTGGAAGCTGTGGCTTCGAATTTTCGGCACACAAACTGATGCCGGTCTGAGCGGCGATCAGACCTGTGGATGCGGTTTTGAGAAAGGTACGACGATCAATGTGGTGCATGATGCTGTTCCTCTGCGCTGACGATTTCTGCTTCGACAATGTTGACTATTACAGGATACCAGATTCTCCACAGTCTGCGATAGCTATCTATCTTTACAATAAAATACCCGATTGGGTGTGGAAATTGAATCGCACTTCCCTTTACGGGCTGTTTTTGCTAATTTTCACGCACTGTGTATCTTTCCTTCGCTTATTTTGGGATTCGCGTTGCCAGGATCGGCAACCAACAAATTCAACGGATTTGATATTGTGATGCCCGAGTCAGATGACCTCAACTCGAGTTTGAATCGTCGTGAACCACTGTCTTCCGAATCGGAGACAGAGGAAATCCTTCACAGCGAAATGGAAAAAACCGAGGTCGAATCGTCCTTAGAATCTGACTGGGACAACAACGACCTGTCTGATGAGATCGAAAATTTTGATCTCTCTTTCAAGTTTGAAGACTACGCCCCGGTCTGGATGCAGAAACTCAGATCATTGTATGGGACCGATCCGGAATGGTCACTGGCTTCGACGGTCGGTGCGGTTGCCATCATTCTGACGGTGCTGCTGTTACTGGCGATGCCGGAAGATCATGTTAAAAACGTGGCGGATGCCATAGTTCCCCCGGAACCGGAAGTGATTTCCAGTATCCCAGAGTTTATTCCTATCGACACGCGCGTTGCCGTTGAATTGGAAGTGACACTTCCTGTTGTCGAAATGGAAACAGAGCCACTGTATGTTTCGTTTGGGGATCTAACCGATTCGTTCTCCGGAATCGCAGTACGAGAAGAAACACCGATGCGACCCGAGATGCCTTTGTCTTTACCGGAATTCAATTTTCCCCCGGAACCGACGGCTGAACCTTCGCTGGTGATGGACGTTCAAAAAATTCGCATTATTGAGCGAGAGCTGCTGGACCCGACAATTGACGATGCCTTTTTTGTAGAAGCGAAACCATCATCAAGGGAAGTTCCTGGGCGGTTTGAGCCATCAGAAAGGCTGCTGTTTGATCAAAGCTGGCGTTTGATTGATCTGGCCCGTGCGGAGACACAGACGCAACAAGTCATTCGCCCGACACTATATCACGAACGATTTCCCGGCGGAGAACATCTGCAGGTAGGCCAGGAACAGCCACTCGACCGAAACAACCTGGATCGGCTCACACGGGTAACGGCTCCCGGAGCGGAAGAACAGCTTGATATTCAGATTCAGAAGCAGGTACCAGCGCAAGGCACCGTGCAGAACCTGCTGACGTATTCCATTCTGGTCACCAACCGGGGGACAAGACCCGCCTATGATGTGCGTGTGGACGAGACCATTTCCCCTGCCGTCAGCCTGGTGGATCTCTCACCGCCGGCGGACGTCAATCAAAATCATCTGCACTGGAAGATTGCGAGACTGGATCCTGATGAAGAGCGCGAACTGCAGGTGAAGGTCTTTCTGGATCAGGCGGGGAGCGTGAAAACCAATTCGGAAATCAAACTGGTTTCGAATGTGGCAAGTTCGACGGAAATCTCGAATCCACAAGTTGAGCTCAAGGTTCAAATGCCTGAAGTCGTCAGCGAGGGAGATGTCTTCCCGCTCGTTTTGATCATTCATAACCAGGGTCGTCTGAGCCAGGAACAGATCCGTTTGGATCTGGATCTGCCGGAAGGTCTGGAACACGAGGCAGGACGTCAACTGACGCTGACGATTGACCAACTGGCAGGCGGTGAATCGCGAACGCTACGGGCACGAGTGAAAGCGGTCAAAGCCGGGAATGTGAAATCGCAGGCGCAACTGATTTCGCAAGGCCACTCGCTGGATGTGGATGTATGGGACCAGACGATTCTGGCGAAACAAATTGCCCCCAAGCCGACAACAGCACCTCAGCCAAAGAAAACGACTCCGGCCACTCAACCGGCTCCGGTACAACCCGGCCCTGTGCAGTCCTGCCCCTGCCAGCCACAGCCGATCTATCTGCCTGTGCTCTATCTGTATCCCTGAGACGGTTCCCCGAAATTCGTTCAGAACAGCTCATAAACTGTACTTGAATTTGCCGAGGCATTCCCGATGATCTTACACAAACAACGTTTGTAAGATTGCAAGTCCCTTCAATAAGGGAGTAGCATAGAGATTATCCATTTACCGGCCTATGCCGAGGATTTTCTCCCCTTGCCTGAGAGATTCAGATGACTTCATTGCCTCA
This window of the Gimesia fumaroli genome carries:
- a CDS encoding amidohydrolase family protein, which gives rise to MHHIDRRTFLKTASTGLIAAQTGISLCAENSKPQLPAKVVDTHTHFYDPTRPEGVPWPSKGSSLYRTVLPKHFVELKKFQPVNATVVVEASKLVEDNQWILDLVKENPVIIGFVGRLTPGDPMFRTHLKRFAKNPIYKGIRVNYNLLEPGLSQKQFIDDMKLMADMGLQVDLNGGPVTLDGARRLAEKVPDLRIVVDHIGNVVIKGEEIDPEWKRYMEALADQKQVFVKISALVEGASRHRPDNVPADVDYYRPTLDVIWKQIGVDRMIFGSNWPVSERAADYVTLQKILVDYLQDKGQSALDKVFWKNSKLAYRWEKYPGE
- a CDS encoding COG1470 family protein, with the protein product MPESDDLNSSLNRREPLSSESETEEILHSEMEKTEVESSLESDWDNNDLSDEIENFDLSFKFEDYAPVWMQKLRSLYGTDPEWSLASTVGAVAIILTVLLLLAMPEDHVKNVADAIVPPEPEVISSIPEFIPIDTRVAVELEVTLPVVEMETEPLYVSFGDLTDSFSGIAVREETPMRPEMPLSLPEFNFPPEPTAEPSLVMDVQKIRIIERELLDPTIDDAFFVEAKPSSREVPGRFEPSERLLFDQSWRLIDLARAETQTQQVIRPTLYHERFPGGEHLQVGQEQPLDRNNLDRLTRVTAPGAEEQLDIQIQKQVPAQGTVQNLLTYSILVTNRGTRPAYDVRVDETISPAVSLVDLSPPADVNQNHLHWKIARLDPDEERELQVKVFLDQAGSVKTNSEIKLVSNVASSTEISNPQVELKVQMPEVVSEGDVFPLVLIIHNQGRLSQEQIRLDLDLPEGLEHEAGRQLTLTIDQLAGGESRTLRARVKAVKAGNVKSQAQLISQGHSLDVDVWDQTILAKQIAPKPTTAPQPKKTTPATQPAPVQPGPVQSCPCQPQPIYLPVLYLYP